The genome window CTCTGATGGGTAGTGGATATCTGGTACAGATTCACAAGACTTAAATGTCAAACGATATATAGAAACATTACATATATTGCTATTACTGAGTTAATGCAACTCacaagtattctctctctctctctctctctctctctctctcttatgcacaAAATAAGTGATACATTCTTTATCATAccatcttcactatttgataaaCAACATAATCAgccaaatatataaatatatacaaaaaaaatggtgtcagtgtgtgtgtgtgtgtgtgtgtgtgtgtgtgtgtgtgtgtgtgtgtgtgtgtgtatgtttgtgtatgtttgtgtgtgtgtgtgtcagacatGCTAAGTACCAATATGAATGATTTGGAtgataacagtggtggtggtggtggtggtggcagtggtaccaGCAATACCAGGCTAGTAATCAAGGGCCCACTCATTCTCTGACAAGAAGGCATCAACCACTTCCTTCATGGCCAAGTTGGGCATCAGCTGATCCACTGTCAGGTCTGTTCGGGTGATGGGATCGAAGTGACCCACACGCTGAACACCaaaggcaaagaaagagaataaaaaaaaggggttCACAGTAATCTACAcactaaagagaaaatgagagagagagagagagagagagagagagagagagagagagagagagagagagagagagagagagaaggtatccacacactaaacaaaaaatgaatTGTAACAATGCTCACAGAATGGCAACAATCCTTGCTACCTGATTCACTGATAAaaactctctcatctctctggctgttactctctctccattatttttttatttatttatcattattatcttattttttatttatttttcttttttttatgttatggcctatagtgcctgtagatATACTTGAAGagcatgggaagcgctgttcagcttccacccttcagcggcacaggcaattttatttatagtggtactcatattagggcccatatcaccatccaagcgcatctttgatgtaaggcaattacacttccacctagaaccttggtatcatggtgacatgtaggtaactttaaaccactccacaaatgatgAAGTTTCAAGACAGTATGTGATGAGATTTTAACCTACACAtagatgtctgcccgatcccacgctcaccaccttattcactacgcCACCATCTCCCCTTGCATCAGTGAATCACATGCCGTAGAGACAAGATTATTATTTTACTGTGAGGATTGTTACTACTGCATTCAGCATTAAATTATATCATGAAACTAGGGTATTACTCTATCTGCTATCATGAGCAATATTACTGCCAGACTCATCATGAAACTTTAATGGCAAATCTTCTTAATTTACCAGATTATCAGTGGACTTATTTCTCATTGCCCTATGCATCCCAGAGTTCTTAACAAAGAATGGTATCCCTCAACTTACCTGTAGGTGTTCCTCAATGTCTTTGCGGTCGTAGGTGATGCCGCTGGGGGTCACCACTGGCTGTCGCAGAATCTCAAAGCTGATCTTGCCACACAAATAATCCGGAACTTCCCGCTTCTGAACATAAATATCAGTCATTAGCATCATCTAAGTCATCAAGAGTGAAGTGAATGGTTCAAATTTTGAGTAAAAGCATTGGTATAATCTCAGAACTAATCTGGGCCATACAGATGATGGAGAATTTCCCCACTTCTGAACACAAACATCAATCACTAACACCATCCACATCATCAAGAGCAGGATGAAAGGTTTAAACATAAGGAGTACAAAGCATCAGGTAAGCCACATAACCTATCTCACTCTCCACTTTCTCAATCTCCTGCCTAGTACATAAATTCAACCACTacttactcttcttctctcatccaGACGAGCAAACATGGTATTGACTTCTGTGATGTAGTTGTCCTGAAGAAATAACATTAACAGATTAAAAATAAATTGTAGCACCTCTCCTTTCTAAAGTTAATCTTCAATCAatgtaaaaaatagaaaatatgagtgaagtacacatataagtaaaaaaaaaaaaaaagtaacataatGAAGACAAGCAAGAATATCACAAAGGCTTCTCAATCCTGTACTCACTGTTTCTTGTTCTATCCTCATCACTTCTTCCTGTGACCTGTCTTCATCATTCTCGTATTTCCTCCGCACTtcgtcaatctgtctgtctcggTCTTCCAAAATTAGTCTGTTAAGGTAAGTCTGAAAAACAACGCAAGCATTCAGTACAGATGTTTAGTACAAGTTGGAAATGTAACTTTTGTTCAATCTCCTCCAGTCTTATCAGTTGAATTAAACTCTTATAAGTACCTATGTTTAATAGGATGCTCTATGCAGGAATACACACTACTGTATTCTCTATACAACCATAGGGGATAAGTTCCAAATTATTACTGTAATTTAAGTTAAATTTATATGAAGCAATGAAGCTTAGGAAAATCACAGCAGAATACACATGGCATAGAATAAAAAGCAAGATTAAGATGATTATTACACATTAATGTACACCTTAGTCCCCACCAAGTGCTGCATTTCATAAGTAACACAACATAAGCAGGCTGATGGAATGGAATCTAAGTATAAAGAGAGATGACAGTAAAGGAAATACAGGATGAAATGACATTTACAAACAGAAAGGAAGCTCAACATCCACTTGTTTATTGTTTAACTCTGGTGTGcatgagtgagagaggaagagaacaagaggaagggagataacaTCCTGCAGCAaaaattattttgtttcttttttctctctccctatcatgtgttcactgtttgatctgctgcagtctctctgtgtgtgtgtgtgtgtgtgtgtgtgtgtgtgtgtgtgtgtgtgtgtgtgtgtgtgtgtgtgtgtgtgtgtgtgtgtgtgtgtgtgtgtgcgtgtgtgaatgtgtgcgtgtgtgaatgtgtgtgtgtgtgtgtgtgtgtgtgtgtgtgtgtgtgtgtgtgtgtgtgtgtgtgtgtgtgtgtgtgtgtgtgtgtaattcacctcggtcatctgctggtcacccagcctgtcttccccattacggagcgagctcagagctcatagaccgatcttcgggtaggactgagaccacatcaacacacaacacacaccgggaaagcaaggccacaacccctcgagttacatcccatacctacttactgctaggtgaacagggaccacacattaagaagcttgcccatttgcctcgccgcttactgggactcgaacccggcccactcgattgtgagtcgagcgtgctaaccactacactacgcagtgtgtgtgtgtgtgtgtgtgtgtgtgtgtgtgtgtgtgtgtgtgtgtgtgtgtgtgcaaaattcACCAGACATCATAATCATCAATTTCACTACTTTACACTatccaacaagagagagagagagagagagagagagagagagagagagagagagagagagagagagagagagagagagagttattctgGCAGCcacaacaaaaaatattcattatTAATGGTCTGGTCATATCAAAACATTCATTAATGGATTGAAATCTATGAAAATAAGAACCTTATCAAGTGACTGGAGAATTGATTAAAATCATATAACAAAAATTTTATGGCTACTGACCTTATGCTAAGAAcataagagaataaggaaagctgcaagaactcatcagaccTATACATGGCAGTCCTTATTTTGGTAAGGCATAGCAAAGGTATTTATATATGAAATACAagttgaacctccttaatccggtattctttcatccggcaacacctgtaatccagcaaaatttttgtttgctggAATTTTTGAATTGGCCGGAGTAATTTGCTGGACCGTCGCTAGGACGCGGAggcgctgtactgtgttttggagctgagcattctgggtcaaatttgggTCAGTACAATgctgccgctcattgcaagcacccctcccccaggtgcataaacatttttttctgtaatatttgcccctaaacatggcttccaagcaaccaggaagtgatagtgttgtgtgtgaaccaaagaaaaagtgcaaacatatcacaatatcagtgcaacagaaagtggacctattgaggaagctagataagGGTGTTTCAGTGCAGACCCTAcgccaacagtacaacattggctcatcaactgtctatgatataaaaaagcagaaaaatcaacttctcaagttttacagcgagtgtgagagcaagaagaacatggaggttcgtagaacacttaaggagggtaaaagcagtgatttagacagtgctctcatacagtggtttaagcttcggcgcgctggtaacgtccctgtgtccggcgagatgataatggcgcaggcaaaaattttctatgctgaacttaatttacaacatgtttttctatatacttctgcatgtatattttcatgtacaactatcatatatcaaaacaatgttacagctacacttgtataattcagggtaagtatatagagggtgttttggggaccacctatagtttggaattttccatggtctggcaagtctaaggtccggtggttgccggatttgggaggttcaacctgtactaaaaagataataataatgaggtggatgatgaaaaggaggaggagaaggaggaagatatcaTATACACTTCAATATATCAGTCACACCTGCAGCTCTATTTCTTGTGagattcttttctcctctgcaACATTGAACCTGCGCTTCCGTGCCACTCTGATCATGCAGGCCACATCATCCCCATAGTTCACCTTCTGCTCTTTGGCCAGGTCATGTGCTGCAGGGTAGCAAACAACCT of Portunus trituberculatus isolate SZX2019 chromosome 37, ASM1759143v1, whole genome shotgun sequence contains these proteins:
- the LOC123513964 gene encoding E3 ubiquitin-protein ligase CHIP-like, with translation MSRIMTDLELKNRGNKLFSVRKFDEAIKCYTDAIAKKPSVAVYYTNRALCNLKLKRWELVCQDCRTALEIDPTLVKAQFFLGQALLEMDNFDESIKHLTRAHDLAKEQKVNYGDDVACMIRVARKRRFNVAEEKRISQEIELQTYLNRLILEDRDRQIDEVRRKYENDEDRSQEEVMRIEQETDNYITEVNTMFARLDERRRKREVPDYLCGKISFEILRQPVVTPSGITYDRKDIEEHLQRVGHFDPITRTDLTVDQLMPNLAMKEVVDAFLSENEWALDY